One window of Methanorbis furvi genomic DNA carries:
- the dnaK gene encoding molecular chaperone DnaK encodes MADKISSKVIGIDLGTTNSCLAVMEGGSPIVIANSEGFRTTPSVVGFSKDGERLVGNVAKRQAITNPTRTISSIKRHMGTDYAVDIDGKKFSPQEISAMILQKLKVDAESYLGEKVKKAVITVPAYFNDAQRQATKDAGKIAGLEVLRIINEPTASALAYGLEKENEVTVLVYDLGGGTFDVSILTLDDGLFEVKSTAGNNRLGGDDFDQRVIDYLADEFKKKEGVDLRKDPVATQRLKDAAEKAKIELSSLQKANINLPYITADASGPKHLDIDLTRAKFEQLIDDLVQKTVEPVKQALRDADLNASDIDHVLLVGGSTRVPAVVDTVRKLLGKEPDKNINPDECVALGAAVQGAVLTGETKDVVLLDVTPLTLGIETLGGIATKLIERNTTIPTRKSQIFSTAADNQTSVEIHVVQGERQFARDNFSLGKFQLTGIPPAPRGMPQIEVTFDIDANGIVHVSAKDLGTGHEQSMTITGRKDLKNDEIEKMVNDAKQYEEEDKKRREEIELRNNADNAVYAAEKLVNDKETADKIDAEDKEKIEAAAAELKEVLAKEDAASEEIKPKMDALQEVVFAVTSKIYQKVQQEQQAQQGATGEGCGPDCSGDCGKSDDNVVDADYEVKKD; translated from the coding sequence ATGGCAGATAAAATCAGCAGCAAAGTAATTGGTATCGACCTTGGAACAACCAACTCCTGTCTCGCCGTCATGGAAGGCGGAAGCCCGATCGTTATCGCAAACTCCGAAGGATTCAGAACTACGCCGTCAGTTGTCGGCTTCTCCAAAGACGGCGAACGGCTGGTTGGAAACGTTGCAAAACGTCAGGCAATCACCAACCCGACCCGCACCATCAGCTCAATCAAACGTCACATGGGAACTGACTACGCAGTCGACATCGACGGCAAAAAGTTCTCACCGCAGGAAATTTCCGCAATGATCCTGCAGAAACTCAAAGTCGATGCAGAGTCCTACCTTGGCGAAAAAGTCAAGAAAGCGGTCATCACCGTTCCCGCATACTTCAACGACGCACAGCGTCAGGCAACCAAAGACGCAGGAAAAATCGCAGGCCTTGAAGTCCTTCGTATCATCAACGAACCAACCGCGTCCGCTCTCGCATATGGTCTTGAAAAGGAGAACGAAGTCACCGTTCTTGTCTACGACCTTGGCGGAGGAACCTTCGATGTATCCATCCTGACGCTGGACGACGGACTCTTTGAAGTCAAGTCGACCGCAGGAAACAACCGTCTCGGCGGTGACGACTTCGACCAGAGAGTCATCGACTACCTCGCAGACGAGTTCAAGAAGAAGGAGGGCGTTGACCTCAGAAAAGATCCGGTCGCTACCCAGCGGTTAAAGGATGCAGCAGAAAAGGCAAAGATCGAACTGTCGTCTCTGCAGAAGGCAAACATCAACCTGCCCTACATCACCGCAGACGCGTCCGGACCAAAACACCTTGACATCGACCTGACCAGAGCAAAGTTCGAACAGTTGATCGACGACCTCGTACAGAAAACGGTCGAACCGGTCAAGCAGGCACTTCGTGATGCTGACCTCAACGCATCTGACATCGACCACGTGCTTCTCGTCGGAGGATCAACCCGTGTACCGGCAGTTGTGGACACGGTCCGTAAACTTCTCGGCAAAGAGCCTGACAAGAACATCAACCCTGACGAGTGTGTCGCTCTTGGTGCGGCAGTTCAGGGAGCAGTCCTTACCGGAGAGACCAAGGATGTTGTCCTTCTCGACGTTACCCCGCTGACCCTCGGCATTGAAACTCTCGGCGGCATTGCAACCAAACTCATCGAGAGAAACACCACCATCCCAACGAGAAAGAGTCAGATCTTCAGCACCGCAGCAGACAACCAGACCTCTGTTGAGATCCATGTTGTGCAGGGAGAGCGTCAGTTCGCCCGCGACAACTTCAGCCTCGGCAAGTTCCAGCTGACCGGTATCCCTCCGGCACCACGCGGAATGCCGCAGATTGAAGTTACGTTCGATATCGATGCAAACGGTATCGTCCATGTCTCGGCAAAGGATCTCGGTACCGGTCACGAGCAGTCGATGACGATTACCGGCAGAAAGGATCTCAAGAATGATGAGATCGAAAAGATGGTCAACGATGCAAAGCAGTACGAGGAGGAGGACAAGAAGCGCCGCGAGGAGATTGAACTCCGCAACAATGCGGACAACGCTGTCTACGCCGCAGAAAAACTCGTGAACGATAAAGAGACCGCTGACAAGATCGATGCCGAAGACAAGGAGAAGATTGAGGCAGCAGCAGCAGAGCTGAAAGAGGTTCTCGCCAAAGAGGATGCGGCATCCGAGGAGATCAAACCAAAGATGGATGCTCTGCAGGAGGTTGTGTTTGCGGTGACCTCGAAGATTTATCAGAAGGTCCAGCAGGAGCAGCAGGCACAGCAGGGTGCGACTGGCGAAGGATGCGGACCTGACTGCAGCGGCGACTGCGGCAAGAGTGACGACAACGTGGTTGATGCAGACTACGAAGTAAAGAAGGACTAA